Proteins from a genomic interval of Acomys russatus chromosome 19, mAcoRus1.1, whole genome shotgun sequence:
- the LOC127203582 gene encoding 40S ribosomal protein S19-like, with protein sequence MPGVTVKDVNQQEFVRALAAFLKKSGKLKVPEWVDTVKLAKHKELAPYDENWFYTRAASTARHLYLRGDAGVGSMTKIYGGRQRNGVRPSHFSRGSKSVALPVLQALEGLKMVEKDQDGGRKLTPQGQRDLDRIARQVAAANKKH encoded by the coding sequence ATGCCTGGAGTTACTGTAAAAGACGTTAACCAGCAGGAGTTCGTCAGAGCTCTGGCAGCCTTCCTCAAGAAGTCCGGGAAGCTGAAAGTCCCCGAATGGGTGGATACAGTCAAGCTGGCCAAACATAAAGAGCTTGCTCCCTATGATGAGAACTGGTTCTACACACGAGCTGCTTCCACAGCACGGCACTTGTACCTCCGCGGTGATGCAGGGGTTGGCTCCATGACCAAGATCTATGGAGGACGGCAGAGAAATGGTGTCAGGCCCAGCCACTTCAGCAGAGGCTCCAAGAGTGTGGCCCTCCCGGTCCTCCAAGCCCTGGAGGGGCTGAAAATGGTGGAAAAGGACCAAGATGGGGGCCGCAAGCTAACACCTCAGGGACAGAGAGATCTGGACAGGATTGCTAGGCAGGTGGCAGCTGCCAACAAGAAGCATTAG